atatgggtatgtctacttgatgaaacacaagtctgagacctttgaaaagttcaaggaatttcagaatgaggtagagaatcaacgtgaccgaaagataaagttcttacgattagatcgtggaggagaatattgaagtcatgaatttggtacgcacttaaggaaatgtggaattgtttcacaactcacgtcgcctggaacacctcagcgtaacggtgtatccgaacgtcgtaatcgcactttattggatatgttgcgatctatgatgtctcttaccgatttaccgctatcattttggggatacgctctagagacagctacattcactttaaatagggcaccgtctaaatccgttgagacgacactgtatgaattatggtttgggaagaaacctaagctgtcgtttctaaaagtttggggatgcgatgcttatgtcaagaaacttcaatctgaaaagctcgaacccaagtcagaaaaatgcgtcttcataggataccctaaggaaaccattgggtataccttctacctcagatccgaaggcaagatctttgttgccaagaacgggtcctttctggagaaagagtttctctcgagagaagtaagtgggaggaaggtggaacttgatgaagtactacctcttgaaccggtgagaagcgcagctcaggaagatgttcctgtggtgccagcaccaagtgaagaggaagttaatgatgttgatcaaggtacttcggatcaagttactactgaacttcgtaggtccacgaggacacgttccacaccagagtggtatggcaaccctgtcctggaaatcatgttgttagacaacggtgaaccttcgaactatgaagaagcgatggcgggcccagattccacaaaatggcttgaagccatgcaatccgagataggatccatgtatgaaaacgaagtatggactttgacagacttgcccgatgatcggcgagcgatagaaaacaaatggatctttaagaaaaagacggacgcggatggtaatgttaccatctataaagctcgacttgtcgctaagggttatcgacaagttcaaggggttgactacgatgagacattctctcccgtagcgaagctaaagtccatccgaatcatgttagcaattgccgcatactatgattatgagatatggcaaatggacgtcaaaacggcattccttaacggccatcttaaggaagaactatatatgatgcagccggaaggttttgtcgagcctgagaatgctaacaaggtatccaagctccagcgatccatttatgggctggtgcaagcatctcggagttagaacattcgctttgatgagatgatcaaagcgtttgggtttatgcagacttatggagaagcctgcgtttacaagaaaatgagtgggagctctgtagcatttctcatattatatgtagatgacatacttttgatgggaaatgatacagaacttttggacaacattaaggcctacttgaataagtgtttttcaatgaaggaccttggagaagctgcttacatattaggcatcaagatctatagggatagatcaagacgcctcataggtctttcacaaagcacatagcttgataagatattgaagaagttcaatatggatctgcccaagaaggagttcttgcctgtgttgcaaggtgtcaaattgagctcagctcaatgcccgaccacggcagaagatagagaaaagatgagtgtcatcccctatgcctcagctatagggtctattatgtatgccatgctgtgtaccagacctgatgtaaaccttgccgtaagtttggtaggaaggtaccaaagtaatcccggcatggaacactagacagcggtcaagaacatcctaaagtacttgaaaaggactaaggatatgtttctcatttatggaggtgacgaagagctcgtcgtaaagggttacgtcgacgctagcttcgacacagatctggatgactctaagtcacaaactggatacatgtatattttgaatggtggggcagtaagctggtgcagttgcaagcaaagcgtcgtggcgggatctacatgtgaagcagagtacatggcagcctcggaggcagcgcatgaagcaatctgggtgaaggagttcatcaccgacctaggagtcatacccaattcgtcggggccgatcacactcttctgtgacaacactggagctattgcgcttgccaaggagcccaggtttcacaagaagaccaggcacatcaagcgtcgcttcaactccatacgtgaaaatgtttaagatggagacatagatatttgtaaagtacatacggacctaaatgtagcagatccgttgactaaacctctccctagagtaaaacatgatcaacaccagaacgctatgggtgtttgattcatcacaatgtaactagaatattgactctagtgcaagtgggagactgttggaaatatgccctagaggcaacgataaatggttattattatatttctttgtttatgataattgtctgttattcatgctataactgtgttatccggaaatcgtaatacacatgtgaatacatagaccacaacatgtccctagtaagcctctagttgactagctcgttgatcaacatatagtcatggtttcctgactatgggcattggatgtcattgataacgggatcacatcattaggagaatgatgtgatggacaagacccaatcctaagcatagctcaaagatcgtgtagttcgtttagctagagcttttccaaatgtcaagtatcatttccttagaccatgagattgtgcaactcccggataccgtaggagtgctttgggtgtgccaaacatcacaacgtaactgggtgactataaaggtgcactacgggtatctcagaaagtgtctgttgggttggcacgaatcgagactgggatttgtcactccgtatgatggagaggtatctctgggcccactcggtaatgcatcatcataatgagctcaatgtgaccaagtgtctggtcacgggatcatgcattacagtatgagtaaagtgacttgccagtaacgagattaaacgaggtattgggatactgacgatcgagtctcgggcaagtaacgtaccgattgacaaagggaattgtatacgggattgattgaatcctcgacatcgtggttcatctgatgagatcattgaggagcatgtgggagccaacatgggtatacagatcccgctgttggttattgaccggagaggcgtctcggtcatgtctgcatgtctcccgaacccgtagggtctacacacttaaggttcggtgacgctagggttgtagagatattagtatgcagtaacctgaaagttgttcggagtcccagatgagatcccggacgtcacgaggagttccggaatggtccggaggtgaagaattatatatagaaaatgcagtttcggccatcgggaaagtttcaggggtcaccgatattgtatcGAGACCActgaaagggtcccgggggtccaccgggtggggccacctatcccgaagggccccacggactgaagtgggaggggaaccagcccctggtgggctggtgcgccccccttgggccacccctgcgcctagggttggaaaccctaggggtggggggcgcctccacttgcctttgggggcaagccacccccttggccgccgccccccttggagatcccatctcctagggccccccccagggggcctatataaagaggggggagggagggcagccgcacccatgctcttggcgctcCCCTCTCCcgttgctacacctcttcctctcatagaagcttggcgaagccctgccgagatcgctgctgcatccaccaccacaccgtcgtgctgctggatctccatcaacctctccttccccttgctggatcaagaaggaggagacgtcttcctcaaccgtacgtgtgttgaacgtggaggtgctgtccgttcagcactaggatcatcggtgatttgtatcacgacgagtacgactccctcaaccccgttctcttgaacgcttccgctcgcgatctacaagggtatgtagatgcactcctttctcttgttgctagatgaactcatagattgatcttggtgaaagcgtagaatttttttaattttctgcaacgttccccaacacacgccGACAACCCCTACGGGTTCACACCTGCGACAATGACAACGAGTGCAACGGCTCTGGCGGGAGGTCTTCGACCTCACGTCTGGCTGGAAGTAGTAGGATTTTTTAGAGTAGTTTTTAGTTGTTTTTATTACACGATCTTTTACACTACAAAAATCTATGAATGAATATGAACAGCTCGATGCCGCCTTGTTTGAAATATTGTTGGACGGACGGCGTTCGACCGGATGTCCACCAATGCGTCACGAACAAAGGTGGGTTTTGTCAGGGATTAAATGGAAAGTGGGGCGGGGGAGACGAGACGGTTACGCTATAAGTGAGTAGACATGAGCTCTCGGCAAAATAGCTCGACGCCAAAATATTAAAAACTTAAAACCTCTTATTTGATTTTTCTGCAttttaaaataaaaatctaaatttAAAATGCAAATGCAAATGCAAATGTGATCTTATTCGAAACCTCAATCGTCACATCCGTGTTCGTTTGACCGATGCCGTTGAAGATGCCCTGACCACATTTTGCCGTCCAACTTTCTTGGGCCGGATCCGGTCGGAGAAGCCCGGCCCTATATCCGAGCAGAGCCGCCGAGAGCAGAGCCGTGGAGCAGTGGCCTGCAGACGCGGAGCTACCGAGAGCCGGAAGCCGGAAGCAAGTGAGCTGAGCGCAGGCGGGTGGAGGCGGACGGACGCGACGATGAGGGCGGTGGCGATCGCGAGCCCCGGCGGGCCGGAGGCGCTGCAGGTGCGCGAGGTGGACGACCTCCCGGCGCCGGGGGAGGGCGAGGTGCTCGTCGCGGTGGCCGCCGCCGGCGTCAACCGCGCCGACACGGTCCAGCGGCAGGGCCGGtacccgccgccgcccggcgcctccCCCTACCCGGGGCTCGAGTGCTCCGGCACCATCCTCGCGCTCGGGGCCAACGTGCCCCCGCGCTGGGCCGTCGGCGACCAGGTGATGTCGCCGTCTCCCCTGCCCTGCCCCCATGGTGATAAGATAACCGCTGCTGCTCCGGAGTCTGAACCTCAATTTTGCATACGCTTTTGCGTCGCAGGTGTGCGCGCTGCTTACCGGTGGCGGGTATGCGGAGAGGGTGGTGGTGCCGGCGGGGCAGCTGCTCCCGGTGCCGGAGGGGGTGTCCCTGACCGACGCCGCCGGCTTGCCCGAGGTGGCCTGCACCGTCTGGTCCACCGTCTTCATGACCAGCCACCTCTCCCCCGGCGAATCCTTCCTtgtaagaaattctctcttgctaaTTTGTTGCCCCATGTGATGATTGCAAACGGCGTATCAATTCACTGCACTTGCTGCTTTGTGAGGATGAGATTGCTTGTGAATCTCTTACTGGCTTACACTGAGAATTGAGTCCCATATCTTTTTGGTAGAACAAATTGGCATGCTTCAGTTAACTGGGGAATAGCAAAGTAGATGATGGCTATAATTATGGAGTGTGAACTACTTTAGCAGTTACTCATATGCAAAATGGGGTGAATTATCCTGGACTCCTGGCTGTATGTATTCCTGATGGTTGGGTGTCTCCAATGTATGCAGATCCATGGCGGATCGAGTGGAATCGGTACATTCGCTATACAGATTGCGAAGCACCTTGGTGTTAAGGTTTTTGTTACTGCAGGTTTGTTAGTTATACACTTACTAAGAGAAAAAATAAGATATTACCAAATCGTTTCTGAATCTGTGCTAGTAACTCTGTCACTCTATTCTAGGAAGCGAAGAAAAACTAGCTGCCTGCAAAGGTTTGGGAGCGGATGTATGCATAAACTACAAAACTGAAGATTTTGTAGCGCGCGTAAAAGAAGAAACCGATGGAAAGGGTATGCTGCTGCTACCCTTTTGCAATGTTTGATACTCGGATCTGTTCTTCTGTTATGGTGGTTGCTAACCCCTAGTGTGTTACCTACTCACACCTATCAAGTTTATATACTCCTACATTAACAATAATACAAAATACCTTTACCAGGTGTTGATGTCATTCTGGACAATATCGGCGCATCTTATCTCCAGCGCAATCTGAACAGCTTAGCTGTTGATGGTAGACTCTTCATCATCGGTTTCATGGGAGGCACTACAACTGAAGTGAACCTGCAGGCGATGCTTGCCCGAAGATTGACCATACAAGGTTAGATGGATATTTGTGATTTCAGTATTGCCATCTTATGCCTATACTTGTTTTTTGCTTCATTGTTTTTTCATGATTGTACTATTCCTAAACATCATCTCTAATCTACCACTTGGTCGAATTGCCATGATTTTGTGCAGCTGCTGGATTGCGGAACAGAAGCCTCGCTAACAAAGCCCAGATCGTCAGCGAGGTGGAGAAGAACGTGTGGCCTGCCGTCGTGTCGGGCAAGGTGAAGCCGGTGATTTACAAGACATTCCCTCTGTCTGAAGCAGCTGAATCTCACAAGTTGATGGAGACGAGCTCCCACATTGGCAAGATACTGCTGATTCCATGATTGGATATGGTGTATCATGTATTCATGTGTACACTAGCCGCTGTGGGCACTGTTTACTGTGGTGAACTATGCATGGACATGCCCTTTTATATTGTAATAAGCTGGATCTCTAAGTGCTGGTGAAATTGGATATGTATCTCGAGGATAAATAGTCACaataaaatgttggaacttggaagTCTTGTCCTTTCATCTTATGGGAGGATTATTGATGTTGAGATTTTTCCACAATAGTTTTGACTGAATTTCCGATTTGAATAAGTCGATTCTGTGGGAGGAAGAAGACCGAAGGAGAAAAAAAAAGGGTAAATACCTAACATTCGGATTTTGCCCATTGGCAaatcgaacgtttttcatggcagcTTTAGTTGATGCGAGGATGGCAAATTAGTTTtctatggcaactttagttgtcgCGAGGATGGCAATTTAGTTGGCAAGCATGTCAATTTTCAGGCAAAAAACAAACTAAGGACGGAATTGACATGCTGAACAACTAAATTTGCCATCCTCGCATCAACTGAAGTTTCCATAAAAACCGTTTGATTTGCTCTAGGCAAAATCCGAACGTTCAACGCTTACCAAGGTCCAAAAATAAGCTGAAGGAAGAAAAAAGAAGGACAAACATTCAATGTTTAATTTAAAATGGCCTAGAGAATCGAATAACTTAAAATAAATTTTGAGACGACTTACCTATAGCCACTTCCATATTCTCCCTATTGGCGTGATCGACTTTTGAATTTTGAATTGGAAAAAGAAGTTTATACGCACTTGAAACGATGACGTGTGGTTTATCATATCGATTCAAGGATTCAACTGCGACGAGTGCGACTCCCGAACGCTGGTCCTTAGGGGCTTTGGTACGAGAGCGGCGCGTCGACGGCTCGTTCTGACGGCGGCAATGGTCGTTTGACTGTCCAATGTCCATGAACCTCGATGTAATAATTTTTATTATATTTGGGTGCTTTGTACTTTCAATAAATCTTTATAATAGGTCTCTACCTCTATGGGGCCCTCGAGAGAAGTGGGGG
Above is a window of Triticum aestivum cultivar Chinese Spring chromosome 6B, IWGSC CS RefSeq v2.1, whole genome shotgun sequence DNA encoding:
- the LOC123139404 gene encoding quinone oxidoreductase PIG3, producing the protein MRAVAIASPGGPEALQVREVDDLPAPGEGEVLVAVAAAGVNRADTVQRQGRYPPPPGASPYPGLECSGTILALGANVPPRWAVGDQVCALLTGGGYAERVVVPAGQLLPVPEGVSLTDAAGLPEVACTVWSTVFMTSHLSPGESFLIHGGSSGIGTFAIQIAKHLGVKVFVTAGSEEKLAACKGLGADVCINYKTEDFVARVKEETDGKGVDVILDNIGASYLQRNLNSLAVDGRLFIIGFMGGTTTEVNLQAMLARRLTIQAAGLRNRSLANKAQIVSEVEKNVWPAVVSGKVKPVIYKTFPLSEAAESHKLMETSSHIGKILLIP